Proteins co-encoded in one Capsicum annuum cultivar UCD-10X-F1 chromosome 9, UCD10Xv1.1, whole genome shotgun sequence genomic window:
- the LOC107842442 gene encoding ABC transporter G family member 9, which yields MKQEMENIENRHNDHSKKVIFNHINRSVTLKFENVVYKIKTVKEGCFKNSSKSEEEKMILKGISGIVSPGEMLAILGPSGSGKTTLLTGLGGRLVNGHLDGAITFNSKPFSNAMKRNTGFVTQDDVLYPHLTVTETLVFTALLRLPKTFSIELKTAHAEAIIPQLGLTKCKDSIIGGPLLRGVSGGERKRVSIGQEMLINPSLLFLDEPTSGLDSTTALRIVSTLKDLAMGGRTVVMTIHQPSSRLFYMFDKVLLLSDGNPLYFGRGEDAMGYFSGIGFSPLVAMNPSDFLLDLSSGTLSDDPRVLSEGPRVDPTSVKQTLVVAFKTNLAENLKEQLKESEIQQVEEKLHEKKFNQWSNTWWQQFSVILRRGLKERKHESFSGLKVGQVLAVAFLCGLLWWKSNNIQDQIGLLFFYTNFWEFFPMFQAIFTFPQERLMLKKERSSGMYRLSAYFMARTVGDLPMELALPSIFTVITYWMAGLKPSVRSFFATLFSLLVNVLVSQGLGLAIGAMFMDQKSATVLGSVIMLSFTLAGGYFVQHVPSFISWIKYISISQYAYKLLLVSQYSPGETYSCGVNTTCLIEDFPSIKPLGLGDKATSVVALGIMLLGYRFLAYVILMRIGVTKK from the exons TTTGAGAATGTTGTTTACAAAATTAAGACTGTAAAAGAAGGGTGTTTCAAGAATTCCTCTAAATCTGAGGAAGAGAAAATGATCTTGAAGGGTATCTCAGGGATCGTTTCACCGGGCGAAATGCTGGCCATATTAGGCCCTTCAGGCAGTGGCAAAACAACTCTACTAACAGGACTGGGAGGCAGGCTCGTTAATGGCCATCTAGATGGCGCTATAACGTTCAATAGCAAGCCCTTCTCAAATGCCATGAAGCGTAACACTGGCTTTGTTACTCAAGATGATGTTCTTTACCCTCACCTTACAGTGACCGAAACTCTTGTGTTCACTGCCCTCCTCCGTTTGCCTAAGACTTTTTCAATTGAATTAAAAACCGCACATGCTGAAGCAATTATACCTCAACTCGGATTAACAAAGTGCAAGGATAGCATCATTGGAGGTCCGCTTTTGAGAGGAGTTTCTGGGGGGGAGAGGAAAAGGGTGAGTATTGGGCAAGAAATGCTTATCAACCCGAGTTTATTGTTCTTGGATGAACCAACATCAGGTCTTGATTCTACTACAGCTTTAAGGATTGTGTCTACTTTAAAGGATTTAGCAATGGGTGGCAGGACGGTTGTGATGACAATACATCAGCCTTCGAGTAGGCTGTTTTACATGTTCGATAAAGTGTTGCTATTATCCGATGGAAATCCCCTGTATTTTGGCAGAGGCGAAGATGCAATGGGGTACTTCTCAGGCATCGGCTTTTCCCCCTTAGTTGCTATGAATCCCTCGGACTTCCTGTTGGATCTTTCAAGTG GTACACTATCAGATGATCCTCGCGTGTTATCAGAAGGTCCTAGAGTAGATCCAACGTCAGTTAAGCAAACTTTGGTGGTTGCTTTCAAAACCAATCTAGCGGAGAACTTGAAGGAACAGTTAAAAGAATCCGAGATTCAACAGGTTGAAGAGAAATTACATGAGAAGAAATTCAATCAATGGTCAAATACCTGGTGGCAGCAATTCTCAGTGATACTCAGAAGAGGGCTGAAAGAACGAAAACATGAGTCCTTCTCTGGCCTCAAAGTTGGACAAGTCTTGGCGGTGGCTTTCCTGTGTGGATTGTTATGGTGGAAATCTAACAACATTCAAGAtcag ATTGGGCTTCTGTTCTTCTACACTAATTTCTGGGAATTTTTTCCTATGTTCCAAGCTATTTTTACCTTCCCACAAGAGAGGCTGATGCTGAAGAAAGAAAGATCATCAGGCATGTACCGACTCTCCGCGTACTTTATGGCTAGGACTGTAGGTGACCTTCCAATGGAGCTTGCCCTTCCATCTATTTTCACTGTTATAACCTATTGGATGGCTGGCCTAAAACCATCTGTGCGAAGCTTCTTTGCTACCTTATTCAGCCTCCTTGTCAATGTTTTAGTCTCCCAAGGCCTCGGACTTGCTATTGGTGCAATGTTCATGGACCAAAAATCAGCCACTGTACTTGGTTCAGTCATCATGCTATCGTTCACCTTAGCCGGAGGGTACTTTGTTCAGCATGTCCCGAGTTTCATCTCTTGGATAAAGTACATATCAATTAGCCAGTATGCATACAAGCTCTTGTTGGTGTCCCAGTATAGTCCAGGTGAAACGTATTCATGTGGTGTAAACACAACGTGTCTAATTGAAGATTTTCCTTCCATAAAGCCTTTAGGTCTTGGGGATAAAGCCACCTCAGTGGTTGCATTGGGTATTATGCTATTAGGTTACAGGTTCTTGGCTTATGTTATTCTTATGAGGATTGGTGT